From the genome of Streptomyces sp. NBC_00523:
GCGAGGCCATGAACGAGGTGCTGTGGGAGGACACCCCCACCCAGATCCTGGCCGGCCGCTGGGCCGCCCGCGACACCCAGCTGGGCGGGCAGCGCGTCAAGGCCGGGGACATGCTGCTCCTCGGGCTCGGCGCCGCCAACACCGACCCGCTGATCCGCCAGGGCGTATCCGGCGGACCGGGCCCCGCCCAGGGCGGCAACGGCGCGCACCTCGCCTTCAGCCACGGCGAGTACCGGTGCCCGTTCCCCGCCCAGGAGATCGCCGAGATCATCGCCAGGACCGGCATCGAGGTCCTGCTCGACCGGCTGCCCGACCTCCGGCTCGACGTCGCCGTCGAGGACCTGGTCCGGCGGCCCTCCCCCTTCCTGCGCGGCAACACCACGCTCCCCGTCCGGTTCACCCCCGTACGCACGACAGGAGAATTCTCGTGACCTGCCCCCATGCCGCCCAGGCCGCGGCCAGCCAGGGTGCCACCGTGGTCATCGACCCCATGGTCCAGGACCTCGACGGCGAGACCGCGCTGCTGCGCGACGCCGGGCCGCTGGCCCGGATCGAGCTCCTCGGCGTGCCCGCGTGGACCCTCACCCGGCACGCGGACGCCCGGCGCCTCCTGGTCGACCCGCGCCTGGTCAAGGACATCAACGCCTGGGGGCTCTGGCAGAGCGGCGAGGTGACGCACGCCTGGCCGCTCATCGGCATGATCGACGCCGGACGGTCGATGTTCACCGTCGACGGCGCGGAGCACCGCAGGCTGCGCACCAAGACCTCCCAGGCGCTCACGCCCCGCCGCCTGGAGGCGATACGCCCCGACATCGAGAAGTTCACCGCCGAGCTGCTGGACGCGCTGGAGGAGGGCGGCCGGGACGGGGCCGTCGTGGACCTCAAGTCGGTGTTCGCCCAGCCGCTGCCCATGCGGGTCGTCGGCATGCTGATGGGGGTCGACCCGGCGGAGAACGCCATGCTGACCCGTCAGTACAAGAAGTTCTTCTCCATGCTGACCCCGCAGGACGAACGGCTCGCGCTCCTCGCCGACCTGGACGTCTTCTACGCCGGACTCGTACGCGAGAAGACCGCGCGCCCCACCGACGACCTGACCTCCGCGCTGATCCTGGCCGAGGAGGGCGGCGAGCCGCTGACCGAGGAGGAGGTCGTCGGCAACCTCAAGGCCATGGTCGCCGCCGGGCACGAGACCACGATCGGGCTCATCCTCAACGCCGTACGCGCCCTGCTCGCCCACCCGGACCAGCTGCGGATGGTCCTCGACGGCGAGGTCTCCTGGGACACCGTGATCGAGGAGACCCTGCGCTGGGACACCCCGACCACCCACCTGCTGATGCGGTTCGCCACCGAGGACATCCAGGTCGGCGACTCCGTCATCGCCAAGGGCGAGGGCGTGGTCATCTCGTACCGGGTGATCGGCCGCGACCCCGAGCAGCACGGCCCGGACGCCGACGCCTTCGACATCACGCGCTCCACCCCGATCCGGCACATGACCTTCGGGCACGGCCCGCACATCTGCCCCGGCGCCGCGCTCTCCCGCGTCGAGGCGGGCATCGCCCTGCCGGCGCTCTTCGCGCGCTTCCCGGAGCTGCGGCTCGCGATCCCCGACGCCGAGCTGCGCAACCTCCCGGTGATGACACAGAACGACATGGAGTCCTTCCCGGTGCTGCTCGGTGGCTGAACCGGTGTGACGGGGAGGCGGCCGGCGGGCATATCGTTGCGGTAGCCGGAAGCCACCCCTGTGTCGAAGCGCTTCGACAGATGGTCTGGACATGCTGTCACGGCAGGGCTAGGCTCACGCTGTCTCTCCACGTCACGGCTGGAGGGAGCGGAGTCGAAGCGCTTCGCCAGTCCGACCGTGAGGGAGAGCCGTGGTCACCCTGGCCGAGGTCGCGCAGCACGCCGGAGTCTCCGCGAGCACGGTGAGCTACGTCCTCAGCGGGAAGCGGTCCATCTCCGTCGCCACCCGCGAGCGCGTCGAGCAGAGCATCCAGCAGCTCGGCTACCACCCCAACGCCGGGGCCCGGGCGCTCGCCAGCAGCCGGTCCAACATCATCGCGCTGATGGTGCCGCTGCGCACCGACATGTACGTGCCCGTGATGATGGAGATCGCCATCGCGGTCGCCACCACCGCCCGCACCCACGGCTACGACGTCCTCCTCCTCACCGGCGAGGAGGGGCCCGCGGCGGTGCGGCGGATCGCCGGCAGCTCGCTGGCCGACGCGATGATCCTGATGGACGTCGAACTGCACGACGAGCGCCTTCCGTTGCTGCGCGAGACCGACCGGGCCGCCGTCCTCATCGGCTTGCCCGCCGACACCACCGGACTGACCTGCGTGGACCTCGACTTCGAGGCCACCGGCGCGCTCTGCGTGGAGCACCTGGCCGGCCTCGGCCATCGCGAGATCGCCGTCATCGGCGAAGCCGCCGCGGTCTACGAGCGCCACACCGGCTTCGCCGAGCGGACCGTCGACGGCGTACGCGCCAAGGCGCGGGAGACCGGGGTGCGCGTGCTGCACCGCCCCTGCGAGGGCGGATACGCGGCGATGGCCCAGACCCTGTCCCGGATATTCGACGAGCGCCCCGGCACCACCGGCTTCATCGTGCAGAACGAGGCGGCGGTGGAGCCGCTGCTCAACCTGCTCCGCCAGCAGGGCAAGGCCGTCCCCGAGGACGTGTCGGTGGTGGCGATCTGCCCCGAACAGGTGGCCACCCAGGCATCGGTGCGGCTGACCTCCGTCGCCATACCGGCGCAGGAGATGGGCCGCCGCTCCGTCGAGCACGTCGTCGCCAAGCTGTCCGGCCGGGGCACCGACGAAGTCGAGCTGCTGGCACCGGAACTGACGGTGCGTGAGAGCACCGGGCCCGCTCCTCGGTGACCGCGTGAGCCGGCCCTCGCGCGGGGGCCGGCTCCTCAGCTGTGCGGGTCAGCTCGCGGAGACGCCGAATCCGTTCGTACGGAAGTCGAGCCCGCCGGCCGACGAGGTGATCTCGTAGCCGAACTGGACGTCACCGATGGTCTCGTTGCCCCACCAGCCCTTGGTGTCCTTGATCCACTTCAGGATCGGCAGGATGTCCACCGTGCCCGAGGTGGAGTCCGAGGTCCGCAGGAACGAGAAGACCTGGTTGGAACCGTTGTCGCCCTTGTACACGGTCCAGGTGTGCCCGCCCAGCGTCAGATTGCCCTGCGAGGTGCCCAACGGGCCCACGGCGCCGTTGTAGTTGACCCAGAGCATCACCTCGTAGTCGTAGTCGCTGTCCCAGATGTCGTACGAGGTGTTGTACGCGCCGGACGACGGGACCGTGACGTTGTACGTGCTGGTGAGCGACGACAGCGAGCCGATCGGCTTGTCCACCACCTTCTTGGCGTTCGGGTACGACTTGATGCCGCCGGTGTTCGGGTGGTCGGCCCAGACGCCCCAGTCCGAGGAGGAGTTGGCCCAGATGGACTGGGTGCCCGCGCCGGAGCCCCAGATGTTGTTGTAGAGGGTGTAGTTGTCGGAGGTGGTGTACGTGCCCCACTGGTCCGACGAGGACCAGACGGCCGCCTGGGCCGGGGCGGAGGCGAAGCCGACGAGGGCAGCCAGGGCCACCGCCGGGGTCAGGGCGAGCCTGCTGAGGGTGCGTCGTGCCATGGGTCGTCCTTCCATGGTGGGTGGGGGGAGTGCTACCGCGCCCGGAGTTCCAGGACGCGGTCCACGCCGGCCGTCAGCTCCAGGAGAGCCGAGGGGGAGCCGGCGGAGGCTTCGGTGAGGGTGTGGGCCCCGCCCATGCGGACGTCGACGCGGGCATCGCGCTCCGGGCGCAGGACCGCCGTCGCGGTGCCGTCGGGCGACCAGCGCAGGTCCACGGACGCGCCGAACCGCGTACGCGCACCGCGCAGTTCACCGCCCGGACAGCCCGCGAGCGGTGCGGGCAGCAGGACCAGGCGGCGCGGCGTCGACTGCACCAGCGACTCGATCACGGCCGCGGGCAGGGCATGCGCCGCGTCCGCGTTGTACACATTGCGGCCCGGGTAGTGGGCGCTCATCAGCGAGTC
Proteins encoded in this window:
- a CDS encoding cytochrome P450 family protein — translated: MTCPHAAQAAASQGATVVIDPMVQDLDGETALLRDAGPLARIELLGVPAWTLTRHADARRLLVDPRLVKDINAWGLWQSGEVTHAWPLIGMIDAGRSMFTVDGAEHRRLRTKTSQALTPRRLEAIRPDIEKFTAELLDALEEGGRDGAVVDLKSVFAQPLPMRVVGMLMGVDPAENAMLTRQYKKFFSMLTPQDERLALLADLDVFYAGLVREKTARPTDDLTSALILAEEGGEPLTEEEVVGNLKAMVAAGHETTIGLILNAVRALLAHPDQLRMVLDGEVSWDTVIEETLRWDTPTTHLLMRFATEDIQVGDSVIAKGEGVVISYRVIGRDPEQHGPDADAFDITRSTPIRHMTFGHGPHICPGAALSRVEAGIALPALFARFPELRLAIPDAELRNLPVMTQNDMESFPVLLGG
- a CDS encoding LacI family DNA-binding transcriptional regulator, whose product is MVTLAEVAQHAGVSASTVSYVLSGKRSISVATRERVEQSIQQLGYHPNAGARALASSRSNIIALMVPLRTDMYVPVMMEIAIAVATTARTHGYDVLLLTGEEGPAAVRRIAGSSLADAMILMDVELHDERLPLLRETDRAAVLIGLPADTTGLTCVDLDFEATGALCVEHLAGLGHREIAVIGEAAAVYERHTGFAERTVDGVRAKARETGVRVLHRPCEGGYAAMAQTLSRIFDERPGTTGFIVQNEAAVEPLLNLLRQQGKAVPEDVSVVAICPEQVATQASVRLTSVAIPAQEMGRRSVEHVVAKLSGRGTDEVELLAPELTVRESTGPAPR
- a CDS encoding glycoside hydrolase family 12 protein; its protein translation is MARRTLSRLALTPAVALAALVGFASAPAQAAVWSSSDQWGTYTTSDNYTLYNNIWGSGAGTQSIWANSSSDWGVWADHPNTGGIKSYPNAKKVVDKPIGSLSSLTSTYNVTVPSSGAYNTSYDIWDSDYDYEVMLWVNYNGAVGPLGTSQGNLTLGGHTWTVYKGDNGSNQVFSFLRTSDSTSGTVDILPILKWIKDTKGWWGNETIGDVQFGYEITSSAGGLDFRTNGFGVSAS